The Phycisphaeraceae bacterium genome contains the following window.
AACCAGAAGTGCTGCGACGCGGTCTGCCTCGGATGGACCGACGACAATGGAACGGTCTATCCGGGCGATGCCTTCTGCTGCAATGTGCAGTGGGACGCCAACTGCGCCGAGCGCGCCAACAGCTACGCCCAGATCCTGCTCAGGGGCGGACAGGTTGTCCCGGGCCCCTGCTTCGAGCCATGCCCGCAGCCGCAGTGCGGCAGTGCGCTGGCCGGCGACTGCTGCACGCCGCACAGCACACCCTTCTGTCTGAACAAGACCTGCTGCGAGATCGTCTGCGCCATCGATCCCTTCTGCTGCCAGGTGAGTTGGGATACGAGCTGCGCGACGGAGGCCCTCGTCAACTGCCCGACCTGCGTCACGCCGCAAGCGTGCGGCACGGGAGGAAGCTGCTTCTTCCCGAGCTTCACCCCCTATTGCAACGATGTCTTCTGCTGCGAGGCCATCTGTGCGATCGACCCTTCCTGCTGCTCGGTGCAATGGGACTTCAACTGCGCGATCGCCGCATTCACGCTCTGCATCTTCCAGCCGGAGCCGCCGGTCAACGATGAGTGCTCGGGCGCGCTCCTGATGGAAGTGGGCGTGAACCCGTTCACGACCTTCGCCGCCACGACCAGCGCGCTGCCGAGCCCGTTCGTGACCTGCACCGGCGAGCCGGCAGCGGAGTTCCAGTTCGATGTCTGGTATCTCTTCATTCCGCCGTCGGGCGGCGTATGGGAGGTGTCGACCTGCAACCTCGCCAAGTTCGACACCATCCTGGGTGTCTATGAACCGATCGATGCCGACTGCACCACGATGACGCTCCGAGGCTGTGCCAACAACACGCCCTTCTGTGCGAATCTCACGAGCACCGTGCAGTGGAATGGTGCGGTCAACACGCCGTACTACATCCGCGTCGGCAGCCCGGTGGGCGTCACCGGCGACGGATTCGTGCTGATCCGGAAGATCGGCCCCTGAGTTCAAGTGTCGTGCGGCGGTGCGGTCGAGTCACGCAGGGCTCGATCGCACCCTGCACCCTCGACGCCAGCGGCTTGACACGCGTGTTTCACTCCCCACCCGACGAGTCGAAGGCGCTGCCGATCGGCGCCTCTCGAAAGCGGGCGAAGGGACTTGAACCCTCGACATTCAGCTTGGAAGGCTGCGCGATGCGCACCGATTCCCCCGGGGAAACCGCTGATTGTCCGGGAGCGCCCCACGAAGCGCCCCACAAAGCCCCCGATGGCCCGGCCGGCGAGGGCCCCGAGGGCGGGCCCCCTCCGATCGCCGAGTCTGCTGGCCCGGGCTCCGTGGATGGCTTGGACCTGATTGTATCGGTGTGGCCGCAGCTGCCGGCAGCGGTGCGCGGTGCCCTGCTTGCCGCTGCCCTGGCATCGATTCCTGAATCACCACAACCCGAAGCGCGGCCAGGGGCGCCGCGCTCGGTCTCGCACACTGCCCCAAGTGGGAAATGAGCCATGAGCGAAGTGACGATCACCGGCGACGGACACGAGCGGCGACTCGCACAACCACAACGACCGGAGCCGGTCGACAAGGAACCGGCAGAGCCCGAGGCCCGCAGCTGGCCATCCGCAGATATGTGGCTCGAGTTCGCGGGCACCGCCGAAGTGGAGGTCGGAGGCGGCACCTTAGGACCGGACTGGGAGGCGGATGTCATCGTGCTCGAGTGCTTCGGGGTGAGGCTGCAGCTCGAAGTCACCGAGGACGATCACCTGCGCAAGCTCGCCACGCTCTGCCTCGAGCTGGTGGAACGCCGCCAGGAGCTCAGGGAGCGGCGCCGGACGGCCTGGGAGGATGGATGGGGAATCGGCCATCCTCCGAAGGTGCAGCTGCCCGCGCTCAAACTCTGCACGGAGGATGCCGCATGATCCACCGGCTGCGGTGCCAGTGATCGCCCCAGACCCGGCCCGGCCGGCAAAGTGTGTCTGGAACCCCGACTGTTCCGCGAGGTATCGGCTTCGGAAGCCGGCTCGGAAGGACCCAAGCGCGAGTGATGCGGCTTCGTCCACGGGCAGCCGCCTTCCGCGTGGTCCGCCAGCTTCGCGCCTGCCGCCTTCGTCGCGCTCGCGCGACTTGACCGCGAGCCGCCTTTCAAGCGGCATGCGACTTGGACGCGATCGGCTCTCTTGCGCTACCAGTGGGCACGCTCTGCGAACCGTCGGCGCGTCTGGATTTGTCTGGCTCTGTCTGGACATGAAAACACGCGCAGCGCTGGCGCAGCGCTTGTAGCCGCCTGAGCGCTGCGCAGTACGCACCACTCGGCACTTGCTGCGCTGGCTCATGCCGACGCCTCGCTTGTGGCGATCGGCGCCCACATTGGCGGATCGAACTCGTGCACTTCAAGCCACGCGACCACCATGCTCAGCCATCGCGCAGCACGCGCCGCCGCTGTTGGATTCATGGTGATGTCCGCCTCAAACTGCACTCCCCAACGGTTCAATTCGGACGACCACAAGACCGCAGCAATGCGGGTCCCGCCTTCGACGGGGAATCCGATCGACTCGGCTATCGCATCGCGCGCACAAAGCGGCTCTACACCAGCGTGCGGAAGCGAAAGCCCCGCGACGCACACACAGCGCGCCGCGGAGCCGACATGGAACAATGAAGAGGGCCCCGGCGGCGTGATGCGTCCACCGGGGCCCGTGACGACCCACCGTGATGCGAGGCACGGCGGGAGTCGAGGAGTCTCGATTACGCCTCGCCCTTGGACCGCACGGCGGCCTTCGGGTCGCCCAGGACGGCGCCGTAGTCCATGTAGACGCGCCACCCGAGCGAAAGCGTGTTGATGTCGCCCATGAGATCGAAGAACTCGATCTTCGGCACCTGCTGGCCGTTGAGGAAGGCGGCAATCACGGGCGACGCCTGCGGGCCGGCGAAGAGATACCAGTGCTTGGCGCTCGCGCCCGATCCGAACTTCACCGTGTTGTTGAGTCGCGGCTCCACGATGAGCTTCACGGCGTTCCGCACGGCGTTCCCGGTCGGGAGCCGTGCGTCTTCCATCGTCTCGAAGGTGTGCTGGATGAACTCGCTCTCAAGCACTTCCTTCGCGGTGGTCTCAAGCTGCGGCGGGACGACCAAGGCGGCGGGCGTGATGTCCAGGTCATTGCCAGCGCTGTCCCGCTGAACGCGCATCGCATTGATTGCGGCGGCGAGCGAGTCGATGCCAAGTGCCGAGTCGGCGCCGTTGATGTAGTTGCCGTTGCCTGAACCGAAGAAGCTGCTGGCATTGGCCAGAATGACGCCGTACACCAGGTCATTGACCGAGCGCATGGCCATGCTGCCGAACGCACGAGCCGCTTCCTGGAAGACGCCGGCATCATCGTTGATGAAGTCGCGGCGGTCGATCCGCAGGATCTTGCCGAAGGTGTCGACCTTGAAGCCCGCGGTGAACTCCGTCACCGTGGTGTGCTTCAACTCGCCAGCCGGCGCCACCTGGTCAAGCGTGCCGCCGAAGCTCGGCCGAAGCGCCTTCGTCTCGCGGAAGTCGGAGACGCCACGCACCGCGGCGAAGGCTCGCCAGGTTGCGGGCGCATCGTTGTAGGCGTCCAGCAGGACCTTCCGTGCGACTTCGCCCAGGGCGGTGGGCAAGGTGACGGTCGAGAATGCGGCCTTGACCATCTCTTCGCGTCCGTGCGGCACGGGCTTGTTGTCCGCTTGGAGCGCCACGCGGCACAGGTCGAGAAGGTGCGTGGCCCGAAGCTCGTCGGCGCGTTGCGTCACGGTCGGCCCGAGCGTCTTCTCGGCCACCTTCTCCAATCCCATGCGGCAGAGAAGCGAAGCCTGGATGAGCTCCCCATTGCTGCCGATGCGATCGAAGCCCGAAGGTGCTCCGCTCATTGGCTGCGGCGCATTGCTGGCTCGTGCCGCCCGGAGCATCGCGAGCACCTGGTCCCTGAGTGCGTCGATCGAGAGAGACCCCTCAATGGCCTGGGCCCTCAGCTGCCCGATGCGCTGCGACTCGGCATGAGACATACCTCCAATGCCGCAAAGGCTGTCAATCTCTCGGAGCCGCGCTCGCTCGCTGGCGAGGATGGCGTTGGCGTCCACCGGTTCGCCGGCGGTGATCGTGGGAGTGTTGCTGTCTGGCATGGTGTGGTTCCTTCGTGCTGCAATGGCGACCGATGTACCTTCGTCGGCGCCGAGTGGTGTGACAGTGACTTCCTTCAACCGGCCAGCCTTCACGAGTGTGAAGCTCTCGGCCGACTTGAGCACGCGACCGTTCACGGTCACGGACTCGCCTGCGCGGACGGTCATGTAGTCGGTGGGCCTGACGCCAACCGATGCCTGAAACTCGAAACCGCCCTTGCTCATCGCGACGACCTGCGCGGCCGCGTCTCCGGCACCGGAGACCACGCCTTCGATGATGAGCCGTGAAGACCTCACGATGGCCTCGCCGTGCCCAACGACGCTTGCGACTTCGACGCGATGATCCGCGAGAATCGGGATCTGGCCCTTGATGTCGAGTCCCGCCAGGTCGATCGCGACCGGCCCCCAGCCGGACACGCTCATGATGCCGCCGTTGTAGGCGACAATGGCGAGACGGGGGAGCTTGTCGGCGGCCGCTGCGGTGAGCTCAACTCCGCCACCGGAGAGGATCAGCGGCGCGGTGGCCTTGTTGGGGGCGGAGGCGGTCAACGCTTCCCCTTCGAGAAGACCACAGGGGCACCGACGGCCGCGCCGATGCGTTCAAGCCGCTGGCGCTGCTCGGCCGCGGAGAGCGGACGGTAGCGCACGAGCGTTGGAACGCCGAGCGACACAGCGCCGGGCACCAGTTCCATGACAAGGTTCGCCGGGTCGCCCTGCGCCTCTGGATGTTCACTGAGCGCCGCACGCTGAGCGCGAATCTCCTGCGCTCCGTCGATCCCGTGGAACATCCGTGCAGTTGCACCGGGCGTCCATCGCCCCTCCTGCTCGCACCAGTTGGCGATCGCGTCAATCTGCTCAGCGCTCCAGCGGCGCTGGGCCGTGTCTTCGTCTCGGTCGTCTGAGACGATCCCGGCGTTGATGGCCGCTCGCAGTGTGCTGTTCGAACCGTCATAGCCGCGTGCCCGAAGCTCGCTGATGACGGCACCCGACGACTTCGGGTAGGACGCGGCGATCTTCGCGTCTTCCCGGGCGCGACGATGTCGGGAGACCTTCGCCCCGGCTCCACCAACGATGGGAGTCGTGCGGAGGAACAGCTCTTCGTAGTCGCTGCGGGAGAGACCGTACCGGATGGTGTTCTTGCTGCTCATAGCCGGAATCATGGCGGGCGGCGGGTCGGCTGTCAAGCCATTGCTGCGACTTTGGCCAAGCATTTGCTATGCCGTCGGGGCTGGCCCTGGCATCATGGGCGGCGAAGCGCCGGTGCCTCTTGCGGCGGGGCAGGGCTCGGTCTATCTTGACCCTTGAGCTTGCGCTCCGGCCGGAGCGCTTCACCAGCCTCCCGCGTTCGGGCCCCACTCCCGAGCGCGGGATGCTGGGGCTCGGAAAGTGGGAACCCCTTGGAAGCGACAATCCGAGCCCGACGGCTACGAACGGGGCAACCGAAGAGCGAGCGGCGCGGCGGACACCTGCGCAGCGAGGCGGCGCCCGTGAAGGCTGCGGAATGGCAGCGCCGCGCGTCGGCCCTGCGCTCCTGGGATCGAGTGTTGAGCGACACGGCGCGACGCCTTGAGTTGCTCGAGCCGATCAACTTCGACGGCTTGAGGCTGTGCCTCAGACAGTTGGCGGAAGTCGCCTGGGAAGTCGTTCGCACTCGCGGCGCGGCGCCGGACCTTCTTCGCTTGGTCCGCGGGCTTGTGAAGTTCGGCCACGGCGCCCCGTCGATCCTTCCGCACTTGGCCAGCGCCATGAGCTTTGATTCCCGGCCGATCGGTGAGCAAGTCGCGGCGTGGGCTGAGCACGCACGGGACGAAGTGCGCGGTATTGAACGCGGGACGGACGCCGAGCGTGCCGCTCGAGACGCCGCGCGGATTCGTGAGCATGCACGGCTCGCTGCCTATCTCGCCGAGCGGGCCGACACGATGGCGGAGGGGCATCGACGCGGGCGCCATGATGTCGTGACGGCGCCGCGTTTGAGGCCACGAATGGGCAAGGCCGAGGCCGAGAAGCGCGCGGCTTACCTGCTGCGCGCTGATCCCGAGTTCCGGCGCCGCACCTGCCGCGCGTGGGCGGATGCAATCGGTTGTGCTGAAGGCATGGTGAGCCAGCTTCGCGCTTGGCGGGATCTTGGACCCCGCGGAGCCTCGCGGCGCCGCGCTGAACCCCAGCGCGCCACTGTTCTTCGGTCTCTCACCGACGGCGCAGCGGAACGCGAGGATGCGACCGACTGGCGAGCCGTGGCCAGTGAGCGCCTGCCGGGCGATCCTCCGAAAGGCCTGGCGTCGCTCGTCAAGCGCAAGTGATTCAGCAAATGGCAGCGCCCTGCGCGCTGCGCTCGGCAGCCGACTTCGGGAAACACGCGCGCATGAGCGCCGGCGCCGCTGAAACAGTGGCTTTCGGCCGATCTTGAGGGGGGCTCCATCGGCGCGCATGCGCGCCGTGCTCATTAGTGAGGACCAACACCTTGAGCGCTGCAACCGAACCCCGACTTGTGACCCCTGGCGTGATTGCCCGCGAGCTTCGCGCTCCGCTCCATCGCGTTCTCTATGTGCTCACCACGCGGCGCCATGTTCGGCCCAAGGCCAGGGCTGGCGCGATTCGGCTCTATGCCGAGGATGCGATTGCCCAGGTGCGGCACGAGTTGGCGGCGATCGACGCGCGGCGATGCAACCAGAATGGGAGTGGCCACGATGCGACCTGAGCACGAGCCCACGGCGCCGCTCTTCGCGCCGACGCGGCGGAACGCGCCCGCCACTTCCCACGCTGCGGCGACCCGAGCACACGCACACTCGGGCACGGACCGTTCCCGCATACTGGCTGAGTTGATCGCTCGCGGCGCCCACGGAGCAACGGACGAAGAGCTATCCGGCGTGCTCGGGCTCCGAGTGCAAACTGTCTCACCACGCAGGGGCGAGTTGGCCAAGCTCGGCCAGGTGCGATCGAGCGGCCGAACCAGGCCGACAAGTTCGGGATGCAAGGCCACGGTTTGGATCGCATCGACCGGAGCGCACCTGATCGGAGGCGCCGATGGCACCCGCTAGGCGCCTTCCGCCAAGCGGTGTGCTGAGGGGCCGCATCATGGCCGTTCTGCTCGAGCTTGCGCCTTGGGGAGCAACGGACGAACAGTTGCACGGCCTGGTAGGCGGGCGATTCTCGAGCGTGAAGGACGCGCGGCTGAAGCTCGTTCGGGCGGGGCTCGTGCAAGCGTCGACCGGCTCGCGGCAACTGACCAGCTGGCGACGGTTCGCCACTGCATGGCGCGCGTCGAAGGTGGCACGCGAGCTTGCTGCGGGACACGGCAGGGACCGGATGGATGCTCGCCATGATTGAGCCGAAGTCGATCGAGGCGCCTCTGCCGCAGCTCATCAACGCGAAGGCGGCAGCTGCTGCACTCGGGATCGGGAGGACGACGCTCTATTGGCTCACGAAGAACCGCCAGCTCGCATGTGTCCATGTTGGGCGTCGCGTGTTGTTCGACCCGAAGGACCTGGCGGACTTCATCGCGCGGAGCCGCGGTGGTGCTCGACGATGAGCCGCACCGACCCGGACGACAAGGACGACCGACGCTTCGCGATGGTGCCCAGGTGGCTGATCGTGTCGGAAAGGACAGACCCCTGGCCGGCGGCGACCTGGCGTGTCGCGATCTACCTGATCATGATGCGCCAAAGCAACCCAGAACACCGGCGGCATCTGTGCGTGTGGGTGTCGCACGAGACGATCGCCAAGGACCTGCGGATCAGCACACGCACCGTTCGGCGTGCGTTCAAGGACTTGGAACTGGGCGGCTTCTTGTTCGAGGTGCTCCGCCAAGCGCCTGGGCGGCCTGGGAGGTTTCTCGTGAATGCAAACCCGGCGGCCCCGATGACAAGGGCAGAACTGGAACACCGGACAAGGCTGGCCGCTGATGGGCGGGCCCGACAGCGGCCAGCCTTGTCACCGACAGTGGACAACCTTGTCACCGACACCGGCCACGCTTGTCCGCCAATCAGAAGAAGAGATCAGAAGAAGAGATCAGACCCCCCCCAACCCCCCGCCCGTGGACGATCGCACGCCGGCGGATCGGAGCTTCGCGGGGGCTCCGCTCCGCCGGCCGCGATCACCAGCACCAACGGCCCCACGATGAAGGCTCACCCTGACAGCCTTGCTCTGGCGGAGTCGATCGCGAGGATCAGAGGTCGTGCGCGAGGGGCCCCCGCGTCAGTGCCGGCGATCTTGCGGCCCGCCGGCGGCGACGGTACCGTCAGCGCCGCAGTGGGACAAGTGGGATGTCAGAAGACAGCGTGAACAAGAAGGCCGAAGGGCTGCGCCACCGCGGCACCGGTTCGCTCGTGAAGCGTCCTGGCCGCAGTGTGTGGCTTGCTCGATTCACGGATCACCGAGGCCAGCGCCGTGAGGTGTCGATGCGGACGACCGACCGGGCGAAGGCTGAGCACCTTCTGCGTGAGCGACTCGAGGCGGAGCGGCTTCGCAAGCTCGGTGCGCCGGTGGCGATCCCTGGCGAGAGCTCACGATCGGAACCGGCCAGGAAGGCCCTTGCCGATCATGTTGCCGACTACCTGACGGAGTGCTCATCGACTCAATCCGCCGGGACGATCGCACTCAAGCGCGGCCACTTGTGCCGCGTGATCGCGGCACTCACTGATCCAAGGCGCCGGTCTCCGAAACTTGTGGACCTGACGGCCGAGGCGGTCGCTTCGGCCATGCGGTCGATGCAATCCGGCGCCCTGCCCGCGAATGGAAGAGCTCACCTGGAAGCCCTCGATCTGGTGAAGACGCTCGTGCGCGCGCGTGGTGTTCGGGATGTCGAGACGCCGGCACCGAGGCGGCGCCGGTCTCCGCGAGCCGAGGCGGTCGGGGACTCCCGGCTGTCTGCGCGGACCTGCAACGCCATGCGGCAAACCGTTCGAGCCTTCGCCTCCTGGTGTCGACGCCGCGGGCGTGCTGCGAGCGATTGGCGCCCTGGCGATGTCCAGGCGTTCAAGGAGTCGATGGATCGGAGACGGGAGCGGAGAGCGCTCTCCGATGATGAGTTGGCGCGGCTCCTGGCCGTCGCACGATCGCGCGGCCGTCTCGCCTGGTACCTCGCGGCGCTGCATGCCGGGCTCAGGCGTGGTGATCTGCTGCGGCTCAAGTGGCGGGACATTGACTTCGACGAGGCCACGCTCATGATCCGCGGCGGCAAGTCCGGCCGTGATGACCAGCTGCCGCTCCATCCTGAGCTTGCCGATGAGTTGCGGTCGATGCGTCCACTGCTTGCACCGGCTGCGCTCGCCACGGCTCGCGTGTTCCCACGAGCGGTGAGCGACCGTGAGCGACGGGACGACTTCGAGGCCGCACGGATACCACCGCGAGACGCGGAGGGCCGTGTGGCAGATCTGCATGCGTTGAGGACGACGCTCGGGACTCGGCTCGCTCGTGCTGGTGTCGCTCCCCAGGTGGCGCGTGTGCTGATGCGTCACACGGACTACCGAACGACGCTTGCCCACTACACCGCACTCGGGCTCCATGATGCCGCTGGGGCGCTGGCGTCCCTCCCGTCGGTGGCCGTGGTGTCACGGGCTGCAACCGGAACAACGGACGGATCTGGGTCCACAACCGTGAAGGGGCGATCGGGGCGCGCGCCCCACGAAGCGCCCCACCAACTCGGCGAACAATGGCGAATTCCGGCAACGCTCGGCGATGGCGCGGCGCCGGCGATGAATCGCACGGAACCCGCGAATCACCTCGGGAAACACGCTGTTTTCTGCGGTGCCGGTGAAAAGCGGGCGAAGGGACTTGAACC
Protein-coding sequences here:
- a CDS encoding Mu-like prophage major head subunit gpT family protein, giving the protein MTASAPNKATAPLILSGGGVELTAAAADKLPRLAIVAYNGGIMSVSGWGPVAIDLAGLDIKGQIPILADHRVEVASVVGHGEAIVRSSRLIIEGVVSGAGDAAAQVVAMSKGGFEFQASVGVRPTDYMTVRAGESVTVNGRVLKSAESFTLVKAGRLKEVTVTPLGADEGTSVAIAARRNHTMPDSNTPTITAGEPVDANAILASERARLREIDSLCGIGGMSHAESQRIGQLRAQAIEGSLSIDALRDQVLAMLRAARASNAPQPMSGAPSGFDRIGSNGELIQASLLCRMGLEKVAEKTLGPTVTQRADELRATHLLDLCRVALQADNKPVPHGREEMVKAAFSTVTLPTALGEVARKVLLDAYNDAPATWRAFAAVRGVSDFRETKALRPSFGGTLDQVAPAGELKHTTVTEFTAGFKVDTFGKILRIDRRDFINDDAGVFQEAARAFGSMAMRSVNDLVYGVILANASSFFGSGNGNYINGADSALGIDSLAAAINAMRVQRDSAGNDLDITPAALVVPPQLETTAKEVLESEFIQHTFETMEDARLPTGNAVRNAVKLIVEPRLNNTVKFGSGASAKHWYLFAGPQASPVIAAFLNGQQVPKIEFFDLMGDINTLSLGWRVYMDYGAVLGDPKAAVRSKGEA
- a CDS encoding helix-turn-helix domain-containing protein, whose amino-acid sequence is MIEPKSIEAPLPQLINAKAAAAALGIGRTTLYWLTKNRQLACVHVGRRVLFDPKDLADFIARSRGGARR
- a CDS encoding tyrosine-type recombinase/integrase gives rise to the protein MNKKAEGLRHRGTGSLVKRPGRSVWLARFTDHRGQRREVSMRTTDRAKAEHLLRERLEAERLRKLGAPVAIPGESSRSEPARKALADHVADYLTECSSTQSAGTIALKRGHLCRVIAALTDPRRRSPKLVDLTAEAVASAMRSMQSGALPANGRAHLEALDLVKTLVRARGVRDVETPAPRRRRSPRAEAVGDSRLSARTCNAMRQTVRAFASWCRRRGRAASDWRPGDVQAFKESMDRRRERRALSDDELARLLAVARSRGRLAWYLAALHAGLRRGDLLRLKWRDIDFDEATLMIRGGKSGRDDQLPLHPELADELRSMRPLLAPAALATARVFPRAVSDRERRDDFEAARIPPRDAEGRVADLHALRTTLGTRLARAGVAPQVARVLMRHTDYRTTLAHYTALGLHDAAGALASLPSVAVVSRAATGTTDGSGSTTVKGRSGRAPHEAPHQLGEQWRIPATLGDGAAPAMNRTEPANHLGKHAVFCGAGEKRAKGLEP